Below is a window of Streptomyces sp. NBC_01429 DNA.
AGCTGGCCGAGGCCGTGGCGGAGGCGGTCGAGGTCTTCGGGAGCGAACTGGGCGCCTCCGACGAACTCGACCTTTCCGTACCGGCGATCCGCCGCTTCCTCGACATCGTCGAGGGCGCCTCCGCCGGTACCGAGGACGCCGACGAGGCCGGGCCGGCCACGGAGCCCGCCCCGGCCAGGAGCGCCGCGAAGGCCAAGCCGGAGCAGCGGACGGAGCGGCCGAAGGACGCCGCGGACGCCGCCGACGCCCTGGAGCCGGAGCCCGCGACCGTGTAACCCTCCGTAGTACGCCGCGCAGCCGGCGGGCCGACCCGGCCCGCCGGCTGCCGTTGTTCGCGCGCCTCCCCGGGCCCGGCGCGGCCGGGACCGGTCAGACCGCCGTGACGGAGACGCCCGCGTCGGCGATGCGCTCCAGGTGGCCGGCCGGGGCCGCGCCGTCCGTGACCAGGTGGTCGATGTCCGCCAGCGGGCAGATCTTCGCGAAGGTGACCTTCCCGATCTTCGAGTGGTCAGCGACGACGACGGTCCGGCTGCTGCTGTCGGCGAAGGCCCGGTCCGTCGCCGCTTCGAGCTGGTCGTGGGTGGTGCAGCCGTGGGCCGCGCTGATCCCGTCCACCCCGAGGAACGTCATGTCGGTGTGGTGGTCGGCCAGCGTCTTCTCCGCGATGGGGCCGACGAGTTCGTAGCTCGCGGTACGCGCGTAGCCGCCGATGACGACCAGCGTGACGTCCTTGTGCCGCACCATCTCGGCGGCGATGTTCACGGCGTTGGTGACAATGGTGACGGGGCCGCGCGCCGCGAGCAGGCGCGCGATCTCGGTGACGGTCGTCCCGCCGGTCATACCGACGACCGCGCCCTCCGGCACCAGAGCGACGGCGGCCTTGGCGATGGCCTGCTTCTCGGGCCGGCAGCGCTCCGTACGGTGCTGGACCGGAAGCTCCGGCCCGACGCTGCCGACCACCGCCCCGCCGTGTGTGCGGCGCAGCAGGTTCTGCCCGGCCAGCTGCTGCAGGTCGCGCCGGACGGTGGCCCCCGAGACGTTCAACAGCCTCGACAGCTCGTTGACATGGGTGCCGCCCCGCGCGGAGACATGCTCAAGTATTCGCGCATGACGCTCAGTTTTCAGCATGGGATGAGCATAGCCCTGCGCGAAGAAGCCCAGCTCGGGGTTTTTCCGGCCCGTGGGCGGGTTCGATCGACTGCCCATATGCGCAAAGTGCGCAACTTCGATCTGTTGACATGCCGAAACTTGCTCGCTTTACTCCATCCAACGCCAGAGCTGAGCACGCGGCGCCAGAGGTACGCCCAGCCGGTAACGCGGTCCACGGACCGCCAGTCCGGACAGAGTCGCCAGGACCGCCGCGCCGCGCGCGGAGTCCGAGGCGGGGACGTACCCCCCATCTTCTGGAGCTCAAGATGCCCCTCAACACCCGTGTCGGATCACGCCGGTTCGTCGCCGCGGCGGCGGCCGTGACGGCGGCGGTGATCACACCGCTGGTCGTCTCCCCCACCGCGAGCGCAGCGGCCCAGGCCGTGACCCTGCCGCCCACCCACGCCAACTTCGACTACCAGATCGGCCAGGCCTACACCCCGCCCACCGGAGTGACGGTGGTCAGCCGTGACTACACCGCCTCGCCGGCGGCGGGCCTCTACAACATCTGTTACGTCAACGCCTTCCAGGCGCAGCCAGGAGCCGAGAACGAGTGGGGCGACCTGCTGCTGCGCGACTCCAGCGGCAACGTCGTCTACGACGACGGCTGGGGCGAGGCCATCCTCGACATCCGTACCGACGCGAAGCGCAAGCTGATCGCCGCCAAGGTGAACTCCTGGATCGACACCTGCGCGAGCAAGGGCTTCAACGCCGTCGAGCCCGACAACCTGGACACCTTCGACCGGTTCAGCCAGATCAGCGAGGCCAACGCCAAGGCGTACATCAAGCTGCTCTCCGACTACGCCCACCAGAAGGGCCTGGCGATCGCGCAGAAGAACACCGCGAACTTCTCGACGGCCCGCGCGCAGACCGGTCTGGACTTCGCCGTCGCCGAGGAGTGCGGCGAGTGGGACGAGTGCGGCGACTACGTCGAGGGCTTCGGCAACAACGTGATCGTGATCGAGTACAAGGAGAAGTACTTCAAGGAGACGTGCGCCGGCTTCGGTGACCGGCTGAGCGTCGTGCTGCGCGATGTGAACGTCACCGCCCCCGGCAGCAGTTCGTACGTCCGCAAGACCTGCTGACACGCGCCTCCGCTCTCCGGTCCGGCGAACGGCCCGGCCGGGGCCCGGCGAACAGTCCGGTGAACGGCCCGGCCGGGGCACGGCGCACCTCCCGCTCGCGGCGGGGCGCACCGGGCCCCGGCTCCCCCACGGCCCCGCTCTCCCCCCGCGAGCCCGGCTCCTCTCCCGGAGCGCGCTCGCGTGTCGCGACGCGCCCGCCACGGCGCGCCGCCCGACACCCCACTCATCCAGCACACCGCGCACACCGTGCCGCTTCGCGCTTTCCCTGGGGGCTCAGATGGCCGCAGCACACCGCATTCCCGGCGCTCCCGCCGGACTCTCGCGCCGTACGGCCCTGCGCCGGGGCACCGGGCTGGCGCTCGGCGCCGCCGCCACGGCGGCGCTGCCCGGCTGCGGTACGGGCACCGACGACGGTGTCGGGGCCGACGGGCGGGTCACCGTCGAACTCTGGCACGGCCAGACGGACACCGGCCGCAAGGCGATCGAGGGGCTGGTGGCGGATTTCAACCGCACCCATCCCGGCATCCGGGTCGACGCCGGCGGGGGCGTCCTGGCCGACGCGATGCTCCAGAAGATCACCGCGGCGCTGGCGTCCGGCTCCTTCCCCGATGTCGCCTATATCTTCGGCTCGGACCTGGCCAGTGTCGCGCGCAGCCCCTCCGTGGTGGACCTCACCGACACACTCCGCTCCGGCGACGTCCCCTGGAACGACTTCTGGCGACCCGCCCGCGAGGCCGTCACGCTCAACGGACAGATACGGGCCGCGCCCGCGCTGCTCGACTCGCTCGCCGTCATCTGCAACAAGAAGCTCTTCAGCGACGCCGGCCTACCGCTCCCCGAACCGGGCTGGACCTGGGAGGAGTTCACCGCGACGGCCAGGAAGCTCACCGACCGGACGCGCGGCACCTTCGGCACCGGCTGGCCCGGCGTGGGCGACGAGGACACGGTGTGGCGGCTGTGGCCGATGGTGTGGGACCTGGGCGGCGATGTCGTCAGCGAGGACGGACAGCGCATCGGCTTCGCCGACGTCGGCGCGCTCGCCCTGGAGACGGTGGCGGCGCTCGCGAAGGACAGAAGCGTCTACATCGACCCCAAGCCGGGCAGCGAGCAGATGTACCAGGTCTTCCTGTCCGGCCGGATGGGCATGGTCGTCACCGGACCGTGGCAGCTGCCCGACGTCCACCAGGCGAAGATCGACTACCACGTGGTCCCGCTGCCCAGTTACAGCGGCAGGCCGCTGACCATATCGGGCCCCGACACCTGGACCGTGTTCGACAACGGCCCGGCGCGGGTGCGGGCGGCGCGCACCTTCGTGACCTGGCTGTCGCGGCCCGCCCAGGACGTGCGCTGGGACGTCGAGGCCGGCAGCCTGCCGCTGAGCCGGAGCACCCAGGCCCTGCCCGCGTGGCGCGAGCAGGAGGCCGGCACCGAGGGGCTGACGGTGTTCACCCGGTCGCTGGACACGGCCCGCGTCCGTCCCGTCCATCCGGCCTATCCACAGATCTCGCAGGCGCTCGGGCAGGCCATCGCGGCCGTACTGCTCGGCAGGAGCACTCCGGTCAAGGCGCTGCGCGCCTGCGCCGACGAGGCCAACGCCGCCCTGCTCATCCCGCGTTGAGAGGAACCCGATGCCGCGCCTGCCCACTCCGCTCACGCTGCCCCACGATGCTCATGACCACCGGACCGAACCCACCGGCGACGGTGCCCCGGGCGCCGTCCCCGGCCAGCCACCGCCCACACCGCGCGCGCTGCGGCGCCGACTGCGCGGGGAGTCCGCGACGGCCTGGGCGTTCGTGTCGCCCTCGGTCCTGGTCATCCTCGGTCTGAGCGTCATCCCCGTCGCCTGGTCGCTGCTGCTGTCCTTCCAGGCCGACGACCTGGTCACACCGAGCCGCTGGGTCGGCCTGGGCAACTACCGGGCGCTGGTCCAGGATCCGCACTTCAGCCAGGCGGTGCGCAACACACTGCTCTACACGGCGCTGTACGTGCCGCTGAGCATCGGTCTGGGGCTGCTGCTGGCCCTCGTACTGAACCGGCGCATCCGGCTGGTGGGCCTGTACCGCACACTGATCTTCGTGCCGTTCGTCATCTCGGCGACGGCGCAGGGAGTGCTGTTCTCCTTCATCCTCGACCCGGAGTTCGGGGCGGCCAACTCCGTACTGCACCAGCTCGGCATCTCCTCCCAGGGCTTCCTCACCGACCCGGGACAGGCCCTGCTCGTCCTGGTGGCGATCTCGCTGTGGAGCGGCACCGGATTCTGCGTGGTGGTGACGCTGGCCGCGCTCCAGGACGTGTCGCCCTCCCTCGTCGAGGCCGCGCGGCTGGACGGCGCCGGGCGGTGGCATCTGCTGCGCCACGTGACCCTCCCCGCGCTGACGCCGGTCCTCGTGTTCCTGCTGCTGTGGCAGACCATCAACGCCCTCCAGGTCTTCGATCTGGTGTATGTGACGACCAAGGGCGGACCGCTCGGTTCGACCACGGTGATCGTCTACTTCATCTGGGAGCAGGCGTTCAAGAACTTCACCGCCGGTTACGGGGCCGCGGCCGCCTACGCGCTCGCGCTGGCCCTGCTCGTCCTCGGCGTGGCCCCGCGGGTGACGCGGGCCGTACGGGGCCGGGCGCGCGCGAACGACCGTCTCGAAGGAGCCGCACGATGACGACGGCGACGACCACGACCACCACCGCCTCTTCCGCAGCATCTTCCACCGCCTTGTCCGGCGGACCCTCCGGCGGCCCGGCGCGGCGCCGCCGTTGGCTGCCGTTCAGCGGCTGGCATCTGCTGCTCGCCCCGCTCACCGCCGTCTTCGCGATCCCGCTGATCTGGCTGGTGCTCAGCTCCGTGATGAGCAACGCGGAGATCAACCGGTTCCCACCGGCCCTGTGGCCCTCGCGGATCGATCTGGGCGGCTACCGGTACGTGATCGGCAACGCGCTGTTCCCGCGCTGGTTCGCCAACTCACTGATCGTGTCGGCGGTCGCCGTGGCGTCCAATCTGCTGCTCGGCTCACTCGGCGGCTACGCGTTCGCCCGGATGCGGTTCGCCGGCTCCCGGGTGCTGCTGGCGCTGATGCTGGCGACGATGGCCATCCCGTTCCAGCTGACGATGATCCCCACGTTCCTCGTCATGAAGCGGCTCGGGCTCATCGACACACTGGGCGCGCTGATCGTCCCCTCGCTGGTCACGCCCTTCGCGGTGTTCCTCCTGCGGCAGTTCTTCCTCTCCCTGCCCAGGGAGTTGGAGGAGGCGGCGTGGATCGACGGGTGTTCACGGCTCCGGGTGCTGTTCCTCATCGTGCTGCCGCTGTCGCGGCCCGCCCTGAGCACCGTGGCGGTCCTGACCTTCCTGACCACCTGGAACGACCTGAGCTGGCCGTTGATCGCCATCAACCACGACACCCAGTACACCCTCCAGCTGGGGCTGACGACGTTTCAGGGACAGCATCACACCCAGTGGTCGGCGGTCATGGCGGGCAATGTGATCACCGTCCTGCCGGTCCTGCTCGCGTTCCTCTTCGCTCAGAAGTCGTTCATCCAGTCCATCACCTCCAGCGGCCTCAAAGGCTGAGGCCGCCGCGCACACCGCCCCATCCGTCGCCCATCCGTCGCCACATCCGTCGTCACATCCACTCGCCAGGTCCACTCGCCAGGTCCGCACACCACGGGGAAGCCGTATGCCACACACCTTCGACCTGCTGGTCATCGGGGACGCCAACCCCGACATCGTTCTGGGACCGCTCGACGCGCCGCTCGCCTTCGGACAGCGCGAACAGCTCGTCGACACCGGTCTGCTCACCCTCGGCGGCTCCGCCGCGATCATGGCCTGCGGGGCGGCCAGGCTCGGGCTCAAGGTCGCCTTCGCCGGGCGCGTCGGGGACGACGAATCGGGGCGCTTCGTCCGTGCGGCGCTGAGCGCCCGGGGTGTCGACACCGGCGCCCTGCGCGTGGACCCCGGCCTGCCGACCCCGCTCACCGTGGTCGTGACACGCGGCGACGGCGACCGTACGATCCTCACCTCCCCCGGCACCCTGACCGCCACCGGCCCCGACGACGTGCCGGACGAGCTGCTCACCGGCAGCCGGCACGTCCACGCGGCCTCCTACTTCCTGCTGCCCAAGCTCGCCGCCGCCCTGCCCGAACTGCTGGGCAGGGCCCGCGCGCACTCCGCCACCACCTCCCTGGACACCAACGACGACCCGTCGGGCGAGTGGGCCCCCGGCACACTCGACGCGACGCTCGCCGTCACCGACTACCTGCTGCCCAACGCCCAGGAGGCGCTGGCACTCGCGGCCTCCGCCGGCACCGGACAGCGCCCCGCCTCCCTGGCCGACGCCGCCCGCCAACTCGCCGCCCACGGACCGCTGGTGGTCGTCAAGGACGGGGCCGAAGGCGCCCTCGCCCACGACGGCCGCACACTGACCCGCACCCACGGCATCGCCGCCCGGCCGCTGGACACCGTCGGCGCCGGAGACAGCTTCGACGCCGGGTTCGTCGCGGCGGTCCTGCGCGGCCTGCCCACCGCGGAAGCCCTCGAACTCGCCGCGGCCTGCGGCGCACTGTCCACCCGGGCACACGGCGGCACCGCCGCCCAGCCCACCTGGGACGAGGCCCGAACGGCACTCGCCCGCAACGGAAAGAACCACTCATGACCCTCACCCACCCGAAAATCGCGTTCATCGGCGCCGGAAGCGTCGTCTTCACCCAGGGCCTGCTGGCCGACCTCTTCGCCTTCCCCGAGCTGCGGGGCGCCCATATCGCCCTGCACGACATCGACAGCGAGCGGCTCGACACCGCCCACGGCGCCGCGCGCCACATCGCGGACCGGCTGATCGGACCCGGCGGCGCCACACCGCGCATCACGGCCCACGCCGAGCGCCGCGCGGCCCTCCAGGACGCCGACTTCGTCATCAACATCGTCCAGGTCGGCATGGGCGAGTCGACCCGTACCGACTTCGACGTCCCCGCCCGCCACGGCCTGCGCCAGACCATCGCCGACACCCTCGGCGTGGGCGGGATCTTCCGCGCGCTGCGCACCTTCCCGCTGCTCAAGTCGCTGGGCGAGGACATCACCGAGGTCTGCCCCGACGCCTGGCTGCTCAACTACACGAACCCCATGGCGATGAACGTCCAGTACCTCACGCGCGCCACCGGGCTGACCCGCGTCGTCGGCCTGTGCCACTCGGTGTACTGGACCATCCGCGACCTCTCGGACCTGCTGGGCGTCCCGCACCAGGAGGTCACCTACCGGGCCGCCGGAGTCAACCACCAGGCGTGGGTGCTGCGTCTCGAACACGGGGGAACCGACCTCTACCCGCGGCTGGACGAGCTGATCGCACAGGACCCGCAGCTGCGGCGCCGGGTGCGCGTCGACATGTACCGCCGCCTCGGCTACTACCCGACCGAGACGAGCGAGCACTCCGCCGAGTACGTCCCCTGGTATCTGCACCACGACAGCGAGATCGAGCGGCTGCGCCTGCCCGTCGGCGCCTACCTCGGCATCGTCGACGAGAACGTCGCCGAGTACGAGAAGACCCGCGACGCGCTGGCCTCCGGGACGCCGCTGGCCGTCGAGGGCACCATGGAGTACGCCCCCCAGATCATCCACAGCATCACGACCGGCACGCCCCGCACGGTCTACGGCAACGTCCCCAACCACGGGCTGATCGACAATCTGCCGTCGACCGGAACCGTCGAAGTCCCCTGCCTGGTCGACGGCCTGGGCGTGCAGCCGACCCGGGCCGGCGCGCTGCCCGCGCAGTGCGCCGCGCTCAACCGGGGGTATCTGAGCATGAACGAGCTGGTCGTGCGGGCAGCAATCGAGGATGACCCCCGGTCCATCCGGCAGGCGGCCATGGCCGACCCCGCCACCGCGGCAGCCTTGCCCGTCGAGCGCATCTGGGACCTGTGCGACGACATGGTGCGCGCCCACGCGAAGCTGCTCCAGCCTTCGCTGCGCGCGACGCTCGGCCACTGATCCGGCCCGCCCGTACCCGTACCCGTACCCGGATCCCCCTCTCGCCTCCCCGCGCCCGCGTGGCGCGCTCACCCCATCGGAGAACCATGTCTGAGCAGTTCACCAGCCAAGAGATCGCTTCCCAGCCGGACTGCTGGGAGCGCGTCATCAAGGAGCTTCCCCAGCACTCCGCGGCCCTGCCCGCCCCCGGCGAGCGCGTGGCCGTCATCGGCTGCGGCACCTCGCTGTTCATGGCGCAGTCGTACGCGCACCTCCGGGAGGAGGCCGGGCTCGGGCTGACGGACGCGTTCCCGGCCTCGGAGGTGCGGCCGAACCGCGCGTACGACCGGGTGCTGGCCCTGACCAGGTCCGGCACCACCACCGAAGTGCTCTCCGCGCTCGACCAGTTCGCCCCCAGCGTCCGTACGACCGTGATCACCGCGGTCGGTGACTCGCCGGCCGCCGCCGTCGCGGACGACGTGATCTGCCTGGACTACGCGGACGAGCGCTCCGTCGTCCAGACCCGCTTCCCCACCACCCAGCTGCTGCTGCTCCGCGCCCACCTGGGCGAGAGCACCGTACGCGCGCTCGCCGATGTCACCACCGCCCTCACCGCCGAGATCGAGCCCGAACTGCTCGGGGCCGGGCAGATCTCCTTCCTCGGCTCCGGGTGGAGCGTCGGAATCGCGGCCGAGGCGGCGCTGAAGGTACGGGAGGCCGCGGCCTGGTGGACCGAGTCGTACTCCTTCATGGAGTACCGCCACGGTCCCATCGCGGTGGCGGCGCCGGGCCGCGCCGTCTGGGGGCTCTCCTCGCTGCCCGGGCCGCTGGCCGACCAGATCGGCGCCACGGGCGCCCATCTGCGCCAAGGGAGCCTCGACCCGCTGGCCGAACTCGTCGTCGTCCAGCGGCTCGCGGTCGAACTGGCCACCTCGGCGGGGCGCGACCCCGACCGGCCGACGCATCTGACCCGCTCGGTGGTGCTGGAACAGAACGGCTGATACCCCCCGGCCCGCTGTCCCCCCTCCGCCCTCCGTCCTTCACGGGAAGCAGACCATGCCACTCGTCCCCACCGGCGACATCATCAGCGAGGCGGCGCACGGCGTCGGCGCGTTCAATGTCGTCCTCCTCGAACAGCTAGAGGCCGTCCTCGCGGGCGCCGAAGAGGCGAACGAACCCGTCATCGTCCAGATCAGCGAGAACGCCGTCGCCTACCGGGGCGCTCTCGGACCGCTCGCCGCCGCCGCGCACGAGGCCATCGCCTCGGTCTCCGTACCCGTCGCCCTGCACCTGGACCACGCGACCAGGACCGACCTGATCAAGGAGGCGGTCGAACGCGGCTTCACCTCCGTGATGTACGACGGCGCCCACCTGCCCTGGGAGGAGAACGTCGCCCGTACCCACGAGATGAGCGAGTGGTGTCACGGGCGCGGGGTGTGGGTCGAGGCGGAACTCGGCGCGATCGGCGGCAAGGACGGCGCCCATACCCCCGGGGTACGGACGGATCCGGGCGAGGCGGCCCGGTTCGTCGGCGACACCGGGGTCGACGCGCTCGCCGTCGCGGTCGGGTCGTCCCATCAGATGACCCGCCGCACCGCGCGACTCGATCTGGACCTCATCCGCGAACTGCGCGCGGCGGTACCCGTTCCGCTGGTGCTGCACGGTTCGTCGGGGGTGGCGGACAGCAACCTCACCGCCGCCGTGCGCGCGGGGATGCGCAAGATCAATATCGCCACGCATCTCAACACCGTCTTCAGCGCGGCGGCGCGCACCCGGCTCACCTCGCAGCCCCCGACCGTCGATCCGCGCGCCTATCTGCGGCCCGCGCGGGAGGCGATGGCCCAGGAGGTCGCCCGCCTGCTGCGGCTGCTCGGACGCGGACCGGACGGACAGCACGCGAGCGAGGGAACGCCTGACCGGGCTCACGGCTGAGTCACCGCCCCGGCCCTCGGTCCCGGCCCCAGCACGTCGGGACCGAGGCCGGGGGCCGGGGGCATAAGCACCCCCATGTCGGATAAAGATCCACTCCATTATCTACTTGCTTGACTCAAGTAAGTCGGCTGTGTTTGCCTGGCTCCCGTAGGCGCGGACGCCTTCACCCCCACGCAGGAAATGGAGCACACCATGAGCAGCACGGGCCTTCAGGGACGCACCGCGGTGGTCACCGGAGCCGGGTCGGGAATCGGCCGCGCAGCGGCACTGATGTTCGCCCGGGAAGGCGCGCGGGTCCTGGTGGCGGACCTGAACCAGGAGGGCGCCGAGGAGACCGTCAGGACGATAGAGAGCGCGGGCGGCACGGCCCGCGCGGTGATCGGCGATCTCAGCGACCAGCGGGTGGTGGACCGGGTCGTCGCCACGGCGGTGGAGGAACTGGGCGGTCTGGACGTCCTGGTGAACAACGCCGGTGTCATGGACCGCATGTCGGCCCTCGACGAGACCGACGACGCCGAGTGGGAGCTGGTCATCAGGGTCAATCTGACCGCCCCGTTCCTGCTGACCCGCGCCGCCGTGCCGCACATGCTGGCGGCGGGGAGCGGCGCGATCGTGTTCACCGCGTCCGAGGCCGGGCTGCGGGGCAGCGCCGCCGGCGCCGCCTACACGGCCTCCAAGCACGGCATCGTGGGTCTGACGAAGTCCCTCGCCGTGATGTACCGGAGCCAGGGAATCCGTACCAACGCGATCGCGCCCGGCGCCACCGCGACCGCCATCCAGGTCGACGCCCGCAAGGACGCGCGCGGCCCCGCCACCCTCGCCCCCCACCTCGGCCTCGCCGGCAAGGTGGCCGCGGCGGAGGAGCAGGCCGCCGCCATCGTCTTCCTCGCCTCCGACGCCGCCTCCAACATCAACGGCACCATCCTGCCCGTCGACAACGGCTGGTCCGCCATCTGAGAGGCCGCCGAGAAGTCCCGTCCCCCCGTCTCGCGCCGCCGGAGCGGGCGCGGGGGCCGGTTCACGGCGCTCCCCCGACGGCGCTCCCCCGGCGGCGGTCTCCGTGTGCGTACATCCGTTCCTAAGCACCCTCAGCGGGTGTACATTTGTACGCATGCAGCGTCATGAACCGTCGCCGAGGCCGCGCAGGAAGGATCCCGACCGCAGGGAACGCATCCTCGACGCCGCCCTGGACGTCCTCGCCGAGCACGGGGTGGCCGGCACCACGCATCGGCGGATCGCCGCCCACGCCGATGTCCCCCTGGGCTCCGTCACGTACCACTTCACCGGGCTGGCCGATCTTCGGGCCCAGGCCTTCGCGCGGTATGTCGAGGTCCAGTCCGCGGTGTTCAGGAACCTGTTCGCGCGCGTGGAAACACGCGAGCAGCTGATCGAGGCGCTGACCGACCTCGTACAGGAAGGACCGGCCCGGCACCGGAGCGCGGTCCTGGGATTCGAGCTTCGTCTGGCGGCGCTGCGCGACCCCGAACTGCGCGCGCTCACCGAGCGGTGGACGGCCGCCAGCCGGGCGGTGCTCAGCCGTTTCACCGATCCGGACAACGCCGCGCGCCTGGACGCGCTGCTCGAAGGCACGATCATGCACGTTCTGCTGTCCACCGCGCCCGAGCCGCGGGAGAGGACCCGCGCCGCGATCGACCGGACCCTCGGTCCGGTCAACGGGCCGTTCTCCTGACAGGTACCCACGTCGCCGGAGAGAGTCGCGTCCGCTCCGTCCGGGTACGGCCGTCCACCACC
It encodes the following:
- a CDS encoding DeoR/GlpR family DNA-binding transcription regulator, yielding MLKTERHARILEHVSARGGTHVNELSRLLNVSGATVRRDLQQLAGQNLLRRTHGGAVVGSVGPELPVQHRTERCRPEKQAIAKAAVALVPEGAVVGMTGGTTVTEIARLLAARGPVTIVTNAVNIAAEMVRHKDVTLVVIGGYARTASYELVGPIAEKTLADHHTDMTFLGVDGISAAHGCTTHDQLEAATDRAFADSSSRTVVVADHSKIGKVTFAKICPLADIDHLVTDGAAPAGHLERIADAGVSVTAV
- a CDS encoding endo alpha-1,4 polygalactosaminidase, coding for MPLNTRVGSRRFVAAAAAVTAAVITPLVVSPTASAAAQAVTLPPTHANFDYQIGQAYTPPTGVTVVSRDYTASPAAGLYNICYVNAFQAQPGAENEWGDLLLRDSSGNVVYDDGWGEAILDIRTDAKRKLIAAKVNSWIDTCASKGFNAVEPDNLDTFDRFSQISEANAKAYIKLLSDYAHQKGLAIAQKNTANFSTARAQTGLDFAVAEECGEWDECGDYVEGFGNNVIVIEYKEKYFKETCAGFGDRLSVVLRDVNVTAPGSSSYVRKTC
- a CDS encoding ABC transporter substrate-binding protein, coding for MAAAHRIPGAPAGLSRRTALRRGTGLALGAAATAALPGCGTGTDDGVGADGRVTVELWHGQTDTGRKAIEGLVADFNRTHPGIRVDAGGGVLADAMLQKITAALASGSFPDVAYIFGSDLASVARSPSVVDLTDTLRSGDVPWNDFWRPAREAVTLNGQIRAAPALLDSLAVICNKKLFSDAGLPLPEPGWTWEEFTATARKLTDRTRGTFGTGWPGVGDEDTVWRLWPMVWDLGGDVVSEDGQRIGFADVGALALETVAALAKDRSVYIDPKPGSEQMYQVFLSGRMGMVVTGPWQLPDVHQAKIDYHVVPLPSYSGRPLTISGPDTWTVFDNGPARVRAARTFVTWLSRPAQDVRWDVEAGSLPLSRSTQALPAWREQEAGTEGLTVFTRSLDTARVRPVHPAYPQISQALGQAIAAVLLGRSTPVKALRACADEANAALLIPR
- a CDS encoding carbohydrate ABC transporter permease; protein product: MPRLPTPLTLPHDAHDHRTEPTGDGAPGAVPGQPPPTPRALRRRLRGESATAWAFVSPSVLVILGLSVIPVAWSLLLSFQADDLVTPSRWVGLGNYRALVQDPHFSQAVRNTLLYTALYVPLSIGLGLLLALVLNRRIRLVGLYRTLIFVPFVISATAQGVLFSFILDPEFGAANSVLHQLGISSQGFLTDPGQALLVLVAISLWSGTGFCVVVTLAALQDVSPSLVEAARLDGAGRWHLLRHVTLPALTPVLVFLLLWQTINALQVFDLVYVTTKGGPLGSTTVIVYFIWEQAFKNFTAGYGAAAAYALALALLVLGVAPRVTRAVRGRARANDRLEGAAR
- a CDS encoding carbohydrate ABC transporter permease, whose protein sequence is MTTATTTTTTASSAASSTALSGGPSGGPARRRRWLPFSGWHLLLAPLTAVFAIPLIWLVLSSVMSNAEINRFPPALWPSRIDLGGYRYVIGNALFPRWFANSLIVSAVAVASNLLLGSLGGYAFARMRFAGSRVLLALMLATMAIPFQLTMIPTFLVMKRLGLIDTLGALIVPSLVTPFAVFLLRQFFLSLPRELEEAAWIDGCSRLRVLFLIVLPLSRPALSTVAVLTFLTTWNDLSWPLIAINHDTQYTLQLGLTTFQGQHHTQWSAVMAGNVITVLPVLLAFLFAQKSFIQSITSSGLKG
- a CDS encoding carbohydrate kinase family protein, yielding MPHTFDLLVIGDANPDIVLGPLDAPLAFGQREQLVDTGLLTLGGSAAIMACGAARLGLKVAFAGRVGDDESGRFVRAALSARGVDTGALRVDPGLPTPLTVVVTRGDGDRTILTSPGTLTATGPDDVPDELLTGSRHVHAASYFLLPKLAAALPELLGRARAHSATTSLDTNDDPSGEWAPGTLDATLAVTDYLLPNAQEALALAASAGTGQRPASLADAARQLAAHGPLVVVKDGAEGALAHDGRTLTRTHGIAARPLDTVGAGDSFDAGFVAAVLRGLPTAEALELAAACGALSTRAHGGTAAQPTWDEARTALARNGKNHS
- a CDS encoding alpha-glucosidase/alpha-galactosidase, producing the protein MTLTHPKIAFIGAGSVVFTQGLLADLFAFPELRGAHIALHDIDSERLDTAHGAARHIADRLIGPGGATPRITAHAERRAALQDADFVINIVQVGMGESTRTDFDVPARHGLRQTIADTLGVGGIFRALRTFPLLKSLGEDITEVCPDAWLLNYTNPMAMNVQYLTRATGLTRVVGLCHSVYWTIRDLSDLLGVPHQEVTYRAAGVNHQAWVLRLEHGGTDLYPRLDELIAQDPQLRRRVRVDMYRRLGYYPTETSEHSAEYVPWYLHHDSEIERLRLPVGAYLGIVDENVAEYEKTRDALASGTPLAVEGTMEYAPQIIHSITTGTPRTVYGNVPNHGLIDNLPSTGTVEVPCLVDGLGVQPTRAGALPAQCAALNRGYLSMNELVVRAAIEDDPRSIRQAAMADPATAAALPVERIWDLCDDMVRAHAKLLQPSLRATLGH
- a CDS encoding SIS domain-containing protein encodes the protein MSEQFTSQEIASQPDCWERVIKELPQHSAALPAPGERVAVIGCGTSLFMAQSYAHLREEAGLGLTDAFPASEVRPNRAYDRVLALTRSGTTTEVLSALDQFAPSVRTTVITAVGDSPAAAVADDVICLDYADERSVVQTRFPTTQLLLLRAHLGESTVRALADVTTALTAEIEPELLGAGQISFLGSGWSVGIAAEAALKVREAAAWWTESYSFMEYRHGPIAVAAPGRAVWGLSSLPGPLADQIGATGAHLRQGSLDPLAELVVVQRLAVELATSAGRDPDRPTHLTRSVVLEQNG
- a CDS encoding class II fructose-bisphosphate aldolase, which codes for MPLVPTGDIISEAAHGVGAFNVVLLEQLEAVLAGAEEANEPVIVQISENAVAYRGALGPLAAAAHEAIASVSVPVALHLDHATRTDLIKEAVERGFTSVMYDGAHLPWEENVARTHEMSEWCHGRGVWVEAELGAIGGKDGAHTPGVRTDPGEAARFVGDTGVDALAVAVGSSHQMTRRTARLDLDLIRELRAAVPVPLVLHGSSGVADSNLTAAVRAGMRKINIATHLNTVFSAAARTRLTSQPPTVDPRAYLRPAREAMAQEVARLLRLLGRGPDGQHASEGTPDRAHG
- a CDS encoding SDR family NAD(P)-dependent oxidoreductase, encoding MSSTGLQGRTAVVTGAGSGIGRAAALMFAREGARVLVADLNQEGAEETVRTIESAGGTARAVIGDLSDQRVVDRVVATAVEELGGLDVLVNNAGVMDRMSALDETDDAEWELVIRVNLTAPFLLTRAAVPHMLAAGSGAIVFTASEAGLRGSAAGAAYTASKHGIVGLTKSLAVMYRSQGIRTNAIAPGATATAIQVDARKDARGPATLAPHLGLAGKVAAAEEQAAAIVFLASDAASNINGTILPVDNGWSAI
- a CDS encoding TetR/AcrR family transcriptional regulator, which codes for MQRHEPSPRPRRKDPDRRERILDAALDVLAEHGVAGTTHRRIAAHADVPLGSVTYHFTGLADLRAQAFARYVEVQSAVFRNLFARVETREQLIEALTDLVQEGPARHRSAVLGFELRLAALRDPELRALTERWTAASRAVLSRFTDPDNAARLDALLEGTIMHVLLSTAPEPRERTRAAIDRTLGPVNGPFS